The following proteins are encoded in a genomic region of Dasypus novemcinctus isolate mDasNov1 chromosome 21, mDasNov1.1.hap2, whole genome shotgun sequence:
- the LOC131274889 gene encoding olfactory receptor 14C36-like gives MPNSTTVTEFLLTRFSDVWELRVLHALLLLLMYLATLVGNLLIVIVITFDWKLHTPMYFLIRNLSVLDMCYISVTVPKACVIFLLDSTAISMAGCAAQIFLVVAFVTVELLFVTIMARDRYVAICQPLHYSVIMNPRVCVQMTLASVLSGLVHSGFQTGNTFRLSFCQSNVVHQFFCDLSSLLKLSCTDTLNNEILILISSVVIAGGCFAFIIMSYIHIFSTVLKFPTRGERGKAFSTCVPHIVVLTIFVSSGTAVYVKPVSSSPTFQDTLSSVFYSLVPPFLNPIIYSLRNKQIKEAVKRVMRRKRYSGKSIIV, from the coding sequence ATGCCCAACTCCACCACAGTGACCGAATTCCTGCTTACAAGGTTTTCTGATGTGTGGGAGCTCAGAGTCTTACATGCCTTGCTGTTATTACTGATGTACTTGGCAACCCTGGTGGGGAATCTTCTCATTGTCATAGTAATCACCTTTGATTGGAAacttcacacccccatgtatttCCTCATTAGGAATCTGTCTGTTTTAGACATGTGCTACATTTCTGTCACAGTCCCCAAGgcatgtgtcatcttcctgcttgACAGCACGGCAATCTCCATGGCTGGATGTGCAGCTCAGATCTTCCTTGTGGTCGCATTTGTGACAGTAGAGCTGCTGTTCGTTACAATCATGGCTcgtgaccgctatgtggccatctgccagcccctGCACTACTCTGTGATCATGAACCCTCGGGTCTGTGTCCAGATGACTCTGGCCTCTGTACTCAGTGGTCTGGTCCACTCTGGATTCCAAACTGGCAACACATTCAGGCTGTCCTTCTGTCAGTCCAATGTGgtccatcagttcttctgtgacctgTCCTCTCTTCTGAAGCTCTCCTGCACTGATActttaaacaatgaaattttaattttaatttcttcagtGGTGATTGCTGGTGGCTGCTTTGCCTTCATCATCATGtcttatattcacatattttctactgtgctcAAGTTTCCAACCAGGGGTGAGCGAGGAAAAGCTTTTTCCACCTGTGTCCCTCACATCGTTGTGTTAACAATTTTTGTCAGCTCAGGTACTGCTGTGTATGTGAAGCCAGTCTCCAGCTCACCCACATTTCAGGATACACTCTCTTCTGTGTTCTATTCTCTAGTCCCTCCTTTCTTGAATCCAAtcatctatagtcttagaaacaagcagataaaggAAGCTGTAAAGAGAGTTATGAGGAGAAAGCGTTACTCAGGAAAAAGCATAATTGTTTGA